In a genomic window of Corynebacterium choanae:
- the brnQ gene encoding branched-chain amino acid transport system II carrier protein: MVALTSQTTLPTTAGSSTAVKTGGIGAIAVAMLMLFSMFFGAGNLIFPPILGASAGSGFPQAISGFLITGVALPIITVIAVAITGRDVQELASRGGVIFGLAFPIAVYLALGAAYALPRTAVVSYSSAVTPVLGVDGAISSAIFSVIFFAIALGLAFDPSGIVDRLGKYLTPALLILLTVLIVLSMTGLVGQPPEASGDYANNPLAAGLIEGYMTMDSLAAMAFGIVVLSSLKGKGIPTGPSLVRGTATAAIGAGIVLVLVYVGLGMVGQIFPGAEHYTDGAKLLSDAANTTMGFTGVILFGGIVLLACLTTAAGLLGATCEFFHKIVPSVSYHAWAIFFAGASIVVSTLGLDVVLAIAAPIIGFLYPIAITLVLLTILEPLLGRQLHWAFRISLTLVTVWAALMTASNMSADVESLISWAPGHDLDLGWMIPTVVAIIVGVIIDYVARPTRAVPLGGEHQIEAELRGEISDEQAIADAIHDAQEILDHNVDTVDLDQAIEETQQTVESLRRAEQQARERLIMVRDARKQARRELTTLRNAKKRQ; the protein is encoded by the coding sequence ATGGTGGCGTTGACCTCCCAAACCACCCTGCCGACGACGGCAGGATCATCCACGGCGGTAAAAACCGGCGGCATTGGGGCGATCGCAGTGGCGATGCTCATGCTGTTTTCGATGTTTTTTGGTGCCGGTAACCTGATCTTCCCACCGATTCTTGGGGCGAGTGCCGGTTCCGGTTTCCCGCAGGCAATCAGTGGGTTTTTGATCACCGGTGTGGCGTTGCCGATTATTACAGTGATTGCGGTGGCGATTACCGGGCGGGATGTGCAAGAGTTAGCTTCCCGCGGCGGGGTGATTTTCGGCTTAGCGTTCCCGATTGCGGTGTATTTGGCACTCGGTGCCGCCTATGCGCTGCCCCGTACCGCGGTGGTGAGCTATTCCTCCGCAGTCACCCCAGTGTTGGGTGTCGATGGGGCTATTTCCTCAGCGATATTTTCAGTCATCTTCTTCGCCATTGCGTTGGGGTTAGCCTTTGATCCTTCCGGCATTGTTGACCGGTTGGGGAAGTATCTCACCCCGGCACTGTTGATTCTGCTCACAGTTCTCATTGTGCTGTCGATGACAGGACTCGTCGGCCAGCCGCCGGAAGCAAGCGGCGACTATGCCAACAACCCACTGGCTGCCGGGCTCATCGAAGGCTATATGACCATGGACTCATTGGCGGCAATGGCCTTCGGGATTGTGGTGTTGTCTTCGCTGAAAGGTAAAGGAATCCCGACCGGCCCGTCGCTGGTGCGCGGCACTGCGACAGCAGCAATCGGCGCCGGCATTGTGCTTGTTCTCGTCTATGTGGGACTCGGGATGGTCGGTCAGATTTTCCCCGGCGCTGAGCACTACACCGATGGGGCGAAGCTGCTTTCCGATGCGGCCAACACCACCATGGGCTTTACCGGGGTGATTCTTTTCGGCGGCATTGTGCTGCTGGCATGTTTGACCACCGCGGCCGGGCTACTGGGGGCAACCTGTGAATTCTTCCACAAGATTGTGCCGAGTGTTTCGTATCATGCGTGGGCGATCTTTTTCGCCGGCGCCTCCATTGTGGTCTCTACTCTCGGACTTGACGTTGTTTTAGCGATCGCCGCCCCGATCATCGGGTTTTTGTATCCCATTGCGATCACCCTCGTATTGTTGACCATTCTTGAACCGCTCCTCGGCCGGCAGTTGCACTGGGCTTTCCGCATCAGCCTCACCCTGGTGACGGTGTGGGCGGCGCTAATGACCGCTTCGAATATGTCAGCCGACGTGGAATCACTCATCAGTTGGGCACCGGGTCATGATCTTGATCTTGGCTGGATGATTCCTACCGTGGTGGCGATCATTGTTGGCGTCATCATCGACTATGTGGCTCGCCCAACCCGGGCTGTGCCGCTAGGTGGGGAGCACCAAATCGAAGCTGAGCTCCGCGGGGAGATCTCCGACGAGCAGGCTATCGCTGACGCGATCCACGATGCACAGGAAATCCTCGACCACAATGTCGATACTGTCGATCTTGATCAGGCGATCGAAGAAACTCAGCAAACCGTTGAATCGTTGCGCCGCGCCGAACAACAAGCGCGGGAGCGACTCATCATGGTGCGTGACGCGCGGAAACAAGCCCGCCGGGAACTCACCACGCTGCGCAACGCGAAAAAGCGACAGTAG
- a CDS encoding acyl-CoA thioesterase — translation MRDSLAAHTTDVAVRWSDFDRFGHLNNGAYIELAQEARNIFAIEEFLGRGLEVPAVFLRTLEVDYRKPILPDTTAVTVSTTVTHVGKTSFTTRQEIADRDGVHCATVTCVQIAVDVKTASPRAITASELRVLAPGRVNPDGEIVRVDEGSSPAGATDTQ, via the coding sequence ATGAGGGATTCTTTGGCTGCACACACGACCGATGTCGCTGTACGCTGGTCGGATTTTGACCGCTTCGGTCATCTCAACAATGGCGCCTATATTGAACTGGCGCAAGAGGCACGCAACATTTTTGCGATTGAAGAGTTTTTAGGTCGTGGCCTCGAAGTTCCGGCGGTTTTTCTGCGAACCTTGGAAGTTGACTACCGGAAGCCGATCCTCCCCGATACAACGGCGGTCACGGTGAGCACAACAGTGACCCATGTGGGGAAAACATCGTTTACTACCCGGCAAGAGATCGCGGATCGGGATGGTGTGCATTGTGCCACGGTGACGTGTGTGCAGATTGCGGTCGACGTGAAAACCGCCAGCCCGCGGGCAATTACTGCGAGCGAACTTCGGGTATTGGCGCCGGGCCGGGTGAATCCGGATGGGGAAATCGTCCGAGTTGATGAAGGATCGTCCCCTGCAGGGGCTACTGATACTCAATAA
- the ettA gene encoding energy-dependent translational throttle protein EttA: MGEFIYTMKNVRKAHGDKVILNNVTMAFYPGAKIGVVGPNGAGKSSILKIMAGLDQPSNGEAFLDPGKTVGILLQEPPLNEDKTVRQNVEEGLGEIFEKKQRYEQIAEQMATDYSDELMEEFGKLQDELDHADAWEIDSKIEQALDALRCPPGDEPVTHLSGGERRRVALAKLLLSEPDLLLLDEPTNHLDAESVLWLEQHLAKYPGAVLAVTHDRYFLDHVAQWICEVDRGQLYPYEGNYSTYLETKAKRLEVAGKKDQKLQKRLKEELAWVRSGAKARQAKNKARLERYEEMVAEAEKYKKLDFEEIQIPTPPRLGAQVVEVNNLSKGFDGRTLIKDLSFTLPRNGIVGVIGPNGVGKSTLFKTIVGLEQPDAGEVIVGSTVQLSYVDQNRENIDGEKTVWEVVSDGLDYIVVGQNEMPSRAYLSAFGFKGPDQQKPAKVLSGGERNRLNLALTLKQGGNLILLDEPTNDLDVETLSSLENALQQFPGCAVVISHDRWFLDRTCTHILAWEGNVEEGKWFWFEGNFEEYEKNKVERLGPEAARPSRVTHRKLTR; this comes from the coding sequence AACGGTGCCGGTAAATCATCGATCTTGAAGATTATGGCAGGTCTTGACCAGCCAAGTAATGGTGAAGCTTTCCTGGATCCGGGCAAGACTGTCGGTATTTTGCTGCAGGAGCCGCCACTGAACGAGGACAAAACCGTTCGCCAAAACGTGGAAGAGGGCTTGGGCGAGATCTTCGAAAAGAAGCAGCGCTACGAGCAGATCGCCGAACAGATGGCGACCGATTACTCCGACGAGCTGATGGAAGAGTTCGGCAAACTGCAAGACGAACTTGATCATGCGGATGCGTGGGAGATTGATTCGAAAATTGAGCAGGCACTCGATGCGCTGCGCTGCCCGCCCGGTGATGAACCGGTAACCCACCTCTCCGGGGGTGAGCGGCGCCGCGTCGCGTTGGCGAAGCTGCTGCTTAGCGAACCTGATCTGTTGCTGCTTGACGAGCCTACGAACCACCTCGACGCGGAAAGTGTCCTCTGGCTGGAGCAACACTTGGCAAAATATCCGGGTGCTGTGCTGGCGGTCACCCACGACCGGTACTTCCTCGACCATGTTGCACAGTGGATCTGTGAAGTTGACCGCGGTCAGCTCTATCCGTACGAAGGTAACTACTCCACCTATTTGGAGACCAAGGCGAAGCGCCTGGAAGTTGCTGGTAAGAAAGACCAGAAGCTGCAGAAGCGCTTGAAGGAAGAACTTGCCTGGGTACGTTCCGGTGCGAAAGCTCGACAGGCCAAGAATAAAGCCCGTCTGGAACGCTACGAAGAAATGGTGGCGGAAGCCGAGAAGTACAAGAAGCTGGACTTTGAAGAAATCCAAATCCCAACCCCGCCACGTCTTGGCGCCCAGGTTGTGGAGGTAAACAACCTCTCCAAGGGATTCGATGGGCGTACCCTTATCAAGGATCTGTCATTCACGCTGCCACGCAACGGCATTGTGGGTGTGATCGGTCCAAACGGTGTTGGTAAGTCGACGCTGTTTAAAACCATTGTCGGATTGGAACAACCCGATGCTGGTGAAGTCATCGTCGGTTCCACAGTGCAGCTGAGCTATGTGGATCAGAACCGGGAAAATATCGACGGTGAAAAGACGGTGTGGGAAGTTGTCTCTGACGGGCTGGACTACATTGTGGTTGGCCAAAATGAGATGCCGTCGCGTGCCTATCTGTCGGCATTCGGTTTTAAAGGTCCAGACCAGCAGAAACCTGCCAAGGTGCTTTCTGGTGGTGAGCGCAACCGGTTGAATCTGGCATTGACGTTGAAGCAGGGCGGCAACCTGATTCTGCTCGACGAGCCAACCAACGACTTGGATGTGGAAACCCTGTCGAGTCTGGAAAATGCGCTACAGCAATTCCCAGGCTGTGCCGTGGTTATCTCCCACGACCGGTGGTTCCTTGACCGAACCTGTACCCACATTTTGGCGTGGGAAGGCAATGTTGAGGAAGGAAAATGGTTCTGGTTCGAAGGTAACTTCGAAGAATATGAGAAGAACAAGGTTGAGCGGCTAGGCCCTGAGGCTGCACGTCCATCGCGAGTCACTCACCGCAAACTCACCCGCTAA